From a single Candidatus Saccharimonadales bacterium genomic region:
- the rpsG gene encoding 30S ribosomal protein S7, producing MPRKVTRKLQRELKPDRKYQSVLVQRLINKSMIDGKKLVAERAVYAALETAAKKLESEDPLEVFEKALRNVAPNFEVKSRRVGGANYQIPFPVQGHRQLHYAYSWLVQSARNRKGMPYSQRLALEVVDAYNGAGAAFKKKEDTHKMAEANRAFAHFARS from the coding sequence ATGCCTCGTAAAGTCACTAGAAAGCTTCAGCGCGAGCTAAAGCCTGACCGCAAATATCAGTCTGTACTTGTACAGCGCCTGATCAACAAGTCTATGATTGATGGTAAAAAACTAGTTGCTGAACGTGCGGTTTACGCTGCACTTGAAACAGCTGCGAAAAAGCTTGAAAGCGAAGACCCACTAGAGGTATTCGAAAAAGCGCTTCGTAACGTCGCTCCAAACTTCGAAGTTAAATCTCGTCGTGTTGGTGGTGCTAACTACCAAATTCCATTCCCAGTTCAGGGTCACCGCCAACTGCACTACGCGTACAGCTGGTTGGTTCAGTCTGCTCGTAACCGTAAAGGTATGCCATACTCTCAGCGCCTAGCGCTTGAAGTCGTCGACGCCTACAACGGTGCCGGTGCTGCTTTCAAAAAGAAAGAAGACACCCACAAAATGGCCGAAGCAAACCGTGCATTCGCACACTTCGCCCGAAGCTAA
- a CDS encoding aldo/keto reductase gives MSQPTITLNNGVVMPQIGLGVWNAKDGEEVASAVDAAIKAGYRLIDTAAVYGNEQGVGEGIRRSGIKREELFVTTKVWNSDQGFDSTLKAFDVSLKKLGLDYVDLYLIHWPAPELDKYLDTWKAMEQLHESGRVKAIGVCNFAIEHLERLMKESVILPTVNQVELHPYFQQVAMREFCKGNDIKVESWSPIGGPGGGGSRKNDVTPVLDNPVIKEIGSKYNKSAAQVVIRWHLQNDLIVIPKSVHEERIKENFDVFNFELSTEDIEQINALDTGIRGGADPMTMNSH, from the coding sequence ATGTCTCAACCAACAATTACGTTAAATAATGGTGTGGTTATGCCACAAATCGGCCTAGGGGTCTGGAATGCTAAAGACGGCGAAGAAGTGGCAAGTGCTGTTGATGCTGCAATTAAAGCTGGGTATCGCCTAATTGATACAGCAGCCGTGTACGGTAACGAACAGGGTGTCGGTGAAGGAATTCGCCGCAGCGGCATCAAACGCGAGGAGTTATTTGTCACGACAAAAGTATGGAACAGCGACCAAGGGTTTGACTCTACCCTAAAAGCCTTCGACGTTAGTCTAAAGAAGCTAGGGCTAGATTACGTGGATCTTTATCTGATTCACTGGCCTGCGCCAGAACTAGATAAATATCTAGATACCTGGAAAGCAATGGAGCAGCTACATGAAAGCGGCCGAGTAAAAGCAATTGGTGTTTGTAACTTCGCGATCGAACACCTGGAACGACTCATGAAAGAGTCCGTGATATTGCCTACGGTTAACCAGGTAGAGCTTCACCCTTATTTCCAACAGGTTGCCATGCGTGAGTTCTGCAAAGGTAATGATATAAAGGTCGAGTCGTGGAGTCCGATTGGCGGTCCTGGTGGCGGCGGATCACGCAAAAACGATGTCACGCCCGTCCTAGATAATCCCGTGATTAAGGAGATAGGCTCTAAGTACAATAAGTCTGCCGCCCAGGTTGTTATTCGTTGGCACTTACAAAACGACTTGATTGTCATTCCAAAGTCCGTTCACGAAGAACGCATCAAAGAAAATTTCGACGTTTTCAATTTTGAGCTCAGTACTGAAGATATAGAACAAATCAATGCGCTAGACACGGGTATTCGAGGTGGCGCTGACCCTATGACAATGAACTCGCACTGA
- the rpsL gene encoding 30S ribosomal protein S12 — protein MPTINQLVRKPRKTAGKKSKSPALGRIHNALKTRYYDQNSPLKRGVCIKVTTKTPKKPNSALRKVARVRLTNGQEVWAYIGGEGHNLQEHAVVLVRGGRVPDLPGVRYHIVRGALDLQGVAKRQQGRSKYGAKKEDKK, from the coding sequence ATGCCAACGATTAACCAATTGGTGCGAAAGCCACGCAAGACTGCTGGTAAAAAAAGTAAGTCACCTGCGCTTGGCCGCATCCACAACGCGCTAAAAACGCGTTACTATGATCAGAATAGCCCGCTAAAGCGTGGTGTTTGTATCAAAGTAACAACTAAGACACCTAAAAAGCCTAACTCGGCTCTTCGTAAGGTTGCACGTGTGCGCCTAACAAACGGCCAAGAGGTTTGGGCATACATTGGTGGCGAAGGTCACAACCTACAGGAACACGCCGTTGTGCTAGTTCGTGGTGGTCGTGTGCCAGACCTTCCAGGTGTTCGTTACCATATCGTACGTGGCGCCCTTGACCTTCAAGGCGTTGCAAAACGTCAACAAGGCCGTTCAAAGTACGGTGCTAAAAAGGAGGATAAAAAGTAA